TCAGGCCGACCCCGAGGCCGGTCGCCGGTTGCACCCGACGCTCGGGAGGCCGCTTGACGGGACCCGGGCTGCCGATCGCGAGCAATTTGCTCACTTCTTCGGCGAGCTCGCGCATCTGACGGTGAACGGCGGTACCTCTCGCATGGTGCAGGATCGAGCCGGGAATACCCGTTCCGGAGTTCAGCGCCTCGACCCTGGGGCTGCGCGAAAGAAAGCCCTGGAAACGGGGCCAGCCTTTTTCGTCGGCGGCGCGGGCGAGCCGGTCGTAGAGATCGCGCCCCTGGGTATCGACCCGAGTCCGCCGATCGACCAGGGTGAAGAGCACCCGGCCTCGGCGCTCGCCGGCCGGCTGGCGTCGAAGCAGCGCAAATGCCTTCTCGGCCTCCTCGAAGGACGGCCAATCCGATACCGGCAGGATCACCAGATCCGCCGCTGTCAGGGCATTCTGGGTGAGCGCCTCGAGATCGCTCTTCGTATCCAGGATCGTGAGCCCCTGAAAGGCGGTCCGATCGAGGATGTGCCGAAGCGTATTGGGATCCGTGGCGCGGGCCTTCAACGGACCGGTGTCCGGTGGTGTCGGCACGAAGGTGATGCCGTACTGACCCAACTGGAGGACCGGGGCCAGGTTCCGCTGGGCCCAGCCGTGCTTCAGGTTCAGCTCGCCGGGCAGCGCGGGGCTCAGCCGGAACATCCGATCGATGATCGATTGATCGTCCAAGCCCACGACCAAGACGCCCAGATCCTCGTGGAGGGCGCGCAAGAAGATGGCCAGATTGGTGGCCACGGTGGTCTTGCCCACCCCGCCCTTGTTGGACGAGATGGCCAGCACCGGCTGGCGCGTGGGGGACACGTCCATCACCGCCAAGGGTACCGGTCCGCTAGGATCCCGTCATGTCGAATGTCCGGGCTGTGGGCGTGGTTCCCGCGCGCTGGGCTTCGAGCCGATTCCCGGGCAAGCCGCTCGTGGAAATCGCCGGCCGGCCCATGATCGAGCACGTGGTCGAGGGCGCCCGCCAGGCAAAGCGGCTCTCCCGGGTACTCGTGGCCACAGACGACGAGCGTATTGCCCGGGCCTGCAC
The sequence above is a segment of the bacterium genome. Coding sequences within it:
- a CDS encoding ParA family protein is translated as MDVSPTRQPVLAISSNKGGVGKTTVATNLAIFLRALHEDLGVLVVGLDDQSIIDRMFRLSPALPGELNLKHGWAQRNLAPVLQLGQYGITFVPTPPDTGPLKARATDPNTLRHILDRTAFQGLTILDTKSDLEALTQNALTAADLVILPVSDWPSFEEAEKAFALLRRQPAGERRGRVLFTLVDRRTRVDTQGRDLYDRLARAADEKGWPRFQGFLSRSPRVEALNSGTGIPGSILHHARGTAVHRQMRELAEEVSKLLAIGSPGPVKRPPERRVQPATGLGVGLKRALLKGLGSR